From a single Poecilia reticulata strain Guanapo linkage group LG2, Guppy_female_1.0+MT, whole genome shotgun sequence genomic region:
- the ska3 gene encoding SKA complex subunit 3 — MESTRDFFSKLRKLAVTLEAETERLQQAFEGRRNEDGDSDTAVRAMRAYHEVNSDVSSLKTQLQAELAEQKQREEEVSSFIKACRVMEQRVSKDIHTIRTHLEKYGYQAPSDAKTPNNPNDQEAEEDETSLATEEDEGQEEDEGTNPTPPPKASDPLADLLRTPKLSDFGLSELQMKRALGGAECCAEVPPMPELNLPQPSLRTPAPPPLAMTPKCALRMDDDDLQTPQMRDFGISEDTMCLNNDFTMALFRKKDLKPDKPSPDIPSINEVMESLQTKVDNLESPEPPVICTPGFKIKKPNGHLPSQETGDPQSPCRRGNSPATPEVPAFETPHVNRLVSCKKTAEPEPISLQGDGDRNIFKLQTSPCNEASDSKPTWEYNVPEVNFFGVEEKEIPEMPNLESFLGNSLQTKKGRMPNAGEHEKVGEDTGVNRLDLDGPTQEFSFGTPRVRMSYQEPSTPEMPDLSSVTQDICKLVSQVQTKKSASAPTASSVSSKKHSAPPAKGLSLVSQSEFQSLPSYLRLMTLSNLNQAVQNINRFTAHHGETKEFTMDDLRRIISVGTKAPVYVLCLTELQRLKQVDGVLEAAVYKLITGN; from the exons ATGGAGTCTACCCGAGACTTTTTCTCCAAGCTAAGGAAGTTGGCGGTGACTTTAGAGGCAGAAACCGAGAGACTACAGCAAGCTTTTGAGGGCCGAAGAAACGAGGATGGTGACAGCG ACACTGCCGTCCGAGCGATGCGAGCATATCATGAAGTGAACAGCGACGTCAGCAGTCTCAAG ACGCAGCTGCAAGCAGAGTTGGCTGAGCAAAAACAACGAGAGGAGGAGGTTAGCAGCTTCATTAAGGCCTGTAGAGTGATGGAGCAGAGGGTCTCTAAAGACATCCACACAATCAGGACACACCTGGAAAAATATGGTTACCAAGCTCCATCTGACGCAAAAACTCCAAACA ACCCAAACGATCAAGAAGCAGAAGAGGATGAAACCAGCTTGGCGACCGAAGAAGACGAAGgccaggaggaggatgaggggACGAACCCCACACCGCCTCCAAAAGCGTCCGATCCCCTCGCCGACTTGTTGCGAACCCCTAAGCTCTCCGATTTCGGTCTCTCTGAGTTACAGATGAAGAGAGCTCTGGGTGGAGCAGAGTGTTGCGCCGAAGTTCCTCCCATGCCGGAGTTGAACCTCCCGCAGCCCTCGCTCCGTACGCCCGCGCCACCGCCTCTGGCCATGACTCCTAAGTGCGCGCTGCGGATGGACGACGATGACCTGCAGACGCCCCAGATGCGTGATTTTGGCATCTCAGAGGACACGATGTGTCTGAACAATGACTTCACCATGGCTCTGTTCAGGAAGAAGGATCTAAAGCCTGACAA ACCTTCACCAGATATCCCATCAATTAACGAGGTGATGGAGAGTTTGCAGACCAAAG TTGACAATTTAGAGTCTCCGGAGCCGCCTGTAATTTGCACCCCAGGTTTCAAGATAAAAAAGCCAAACGGTCACCTGCCATCGCAAGAAACAGGAGACCCACAGTCCCCCTGTCGCCGTGGAAACTCGCCAGCGACCCCCGAGGTGCCTGCTTTTGAAACTCCACACGTGAACCGCCTGGTCAGCTGCAAGAAG ACAGCAGAGCCCGAGCCAATCAGCTTGCAGGGTGACGGGGATCGTAACATCTTCAAGCTTCAAACGTCTCCCTGTAATGAAGCGAGCGACTCCAAGCCCACCTGGGAGTACAATGTGCCAGAAGTGAACTTCTTTGGCGTGGAGGAAAAGGAGATTCCAGAGATGCCCAACTTGGAGTCTTTTTTGGGGAATTCCCTTCAGACC AAGAAGGGCCGGATGCCGAATGCTGGGGAGCATGAGAAAGTGGGCGAGGACACCGGCGTGAACAGACTGGACCTGGACGGACCCACCCAGGAGTTCAGCTTTGGAACGCCTCGCGTCAGGATGAGCTACCAGGAGCCCAGCACCCCCGAGATGCCAGACCTCAGCTCGGTTACACAAGATATATGTAAA cTTGTATCGCAGGTTCAAACAAAGAAATCAGCTTCTGCACCTACTGCCTCATCTGTCAGCTCAAAGAAACACAG TGCTCCTCCTGCAAAGGGTCTTTCTTTGGTTTCACAGAGCGAGTTTCAGTCTTTGCCCTCCTACCTGAGGCTGATGACTCTCAGCAATCTTAACCAGGCTGTCCAAAACATCAACAGATTTACGGCACACCACG GAGAAACGAAGGAATTCACGATGGACGATCTGAGGAGGATCATCAGTGTGGGAACCAAGGCTCCTGTGTACGTCCTGTGTCTGACGGAGCTCCAGAGGCTGAAGCAGGTGGACGGGGTTCTGGAAGCCGCCGTGTACAAACTGATTACGGGCAACTAA
- the LOC103478061 gene encoding uncharacterized protein LOC103478061 isoform X1: protein MVHTCVVAGCKNRRTPGTTLSFYRFPRDPERKQRWVAAVNRAGWVPNDGSRLCSTHFISGKQVKNPHSPDYVPSVFTPVPFFPDMKEPGALEILDKQEARVEAANALLFLQGQGSSVVDGPSQGRRHEKEAPEAAVEKSGSSSFSTDEDEEHDEASKRDRKKGKFAQMSEISVNFDDILKALKKENRALRESVEKMALSENAFRNDAEKVKFYTGLPNYFVLETVMWLLAPHMDGMKNTKLSKFQQLLLTLMRLRLDLRNQDLGYRFGVKVGTVAKTVHRMVNIMSSTLVPTAVFWPSRAELRKNLPTALRATHPDCAVIVDCFTVPLEEPASTGTEHGRQETTLPRAEGMAQSDGSLKYLIGVAPQGVVTFVSRGAPGSASDKSLAEGCGFLCKLLPGDVVLACRDLDIADSVAARGALFKIASKXEARSEGSAGPDAESETVVVQRHVERVISMVKQRYTMLTGPVESPFSTACERTSNLSTFDKIVQVACALNNLCISAAPLE, encoded by the exons ATGGTTCACACATGTGTGGTGGCAGGTTGTAAGAACCGACGGACACCAGGCACCACACTGTCGTTCTACCGCTTCCCACGGGACCCAGAGAGGAAGCAGCGCTGGGTGGCTGCGGTGAACCGAGCGGGCTGGGTACCGAACGACGGCAGCCGGTTGTGCAGTACCCACTTCATCTCAG GTAAACAAGTCAAGAATCCACATTCGCCCGATTATGTTCCTTCTGTGTTCACACCAGTTCCCTTCTTCCCAGACATGAAGGAGCCAGGTGCCTTGGAGATCCTGGACAAGCAGGAGGCGCGGGTCGAAGCCGCCAATGCCCTGTTGTTCCTCCAGGGCCAGGGCAGCTCTGTGGTGGACGGGCCGAGCCAAGGCAGGCGTCACGAAAAGGAGGCGCCGGAGGCTGCTGTAGAAAAAAGCGGGTCTTCTTCCTTCAGCACCGATGAGGACGAGGAGCACGACGAAGCCTCCAAGAGAGACAGGAAGAAAGGAAAGTTTGCCCAGATGTCTGAAATATCCGTAAACTTTGACGACATCTTGAAAGCACTGAAGAAGGAGAACCGGGCGCTCCGGGAGTCCGTGGAGAAAATGGCTCTGTCCGAGAACGCCTTCAGGAACGACGCGGAAAAGGTCAAGTTCTACACCGGTTTGCCCAACTACTTCGTCTTAGAGACCGTGATGTGGCTGCTGGCGCCGCACATGGACgggatgaaaaacacaaagctgtcaaagttccagcagctcctgctgACCCTCATGCGCCTGCGGCTGGACCTCCGCAATCAAGACCTGGGCTACCGCTTCGGGGTGAAAGTCGGCACAGTGGCCAAAACAGTACACCGCATGGTCAACATCATGTCCTCCACTCTGGTGCCGACCGCCGTCTTCTGGCCGTCCAGAGCAGAGCTCCGGAAAAACCTGCCCACTGCTTTGCGCGCAACGCACCCAGACTGCGCCGTCATCGTAGACTGCTTCACTGTACCCCTCGAGGAGCCGGCGTCGACGGGAACTGAGCACGGACGACAAGAGACGACACTTCCTCGCGCTGAGGGAATGGCGCAGAGTGATGGCTCGTTGAAGTATCTGATCGGTGTGGCTCCGCAAGGCGTCGTGACTTTCGTGTCGCGGGGCGCTCCGGGCAGCGCCAGCGACAAGAGCCTGGCCGAGGGTTGTGGGTTTCTGTGCAAGCTTCTCCCAGGCGACGTCGTGCTGGCCTGCCGCGACCTGGACATCGCAGACTCCGTGGCCGCCCGCGGGGCTCTGTTCAAAATCGCCAGCAAAGSTGAAGCGAGATCGGAGGGCTCGGCGGGGCCCGACGCCGAGTCCGAGACGGTGGTCGTGCAGAGGCACGTGGAGAGGGTGATCTCCATGGTAAAGCAGAGGTACACTATGCTCACAGGCCCCGTGGAGAGCCCCTTCAGCACCGCCTGCGAGCGCACGTCCAACCTCTCAACCTTTGATAAGATTGTGCAAGTCGCTTGTGCCTTAAACAACCTGTGTATCTCTGCTGCTCCGCTCGAGTGA
- the LOC103478061 gene encoding uncharacterized protein LOC103478061 isoform X2 — protein MVHTCVVAGCKNRRTPGTTLSFYRFPRDPERKQRWVAAVNRAGWVPNDGSRLCSTHFISDMKEPGALEILDKQEARVEAANALLFLQGQGSSVVDGPSQGRRHEKEAPEAAVEKSGSSSFSTDEDEEHDEASKRDRKKGKFAQMSEISVNFDDILKALKKENRALRESVEKMALSENAFRNDAEKVKFYTGLPNYFVLETVMWLLAPHMDGMKNTKLSKFQQLLLTLMRLRLDLRNQDLGYRFGVKVGTVAKTVHRMVNIMSSTLVPTAVFWPSRAELRKNLPTALRATHPDCAVIVDCFTVPLEEPASTGTEHGRQETTLPRAEGMAQSDGSLKYLIGVAPQGVVTFVSRGAPGSASDKSLAEGCGFLCKLLPGDVVLACRDLDIADSVAARGALFKIASKXEARSEGSAGPDAESETVVVQRHVERVISMVKQRYTMLTGPVESPFSTACERTSNLSTFDKIVQVACALNNLCISAAPLE, from the exons ATGGTTCACACATGTGTGGTGGCAGGTTGTAAGAACCGACGGACACCAGGCACCACACTGTCGTTCTACCGCTTCCCACGGGACCCAGAGAGGAAGCAGCGCTGGGTGGCTGCGGTGAACCGAGCGGGCTGGGTACCGAACGACGGCAGCCGGTTGTGCAGTACCCACTTCATCTCAG ACATGAAGGAGCCAGGTGCCTTGGAGATCCTGGACAAGCAGGAGGCGCGGGTCGAAGCCGCCAATGCCCTGTTGTTCCTCCAGGGCCAGGGCAGCTCTGTGGTGGACGGGCCGAGCCAAGGCAGGCGTCACGAAAAGGAGGCGCCGGAGGCTGCTGTAGAAAAAAGCGGGTCTTCTTCCTTCAGCACCGATGAGGACGAGGAGCACGACGAAGCCTCCAAGAGAGACAGGAAGAAAGGAAAGTTTGCCCAGATGTCTGAAATATCCGTAAACTTTGACGACATCTTGAAAGCACTGAAGAAGGAGAACCGGGCGCTCCGGGAGTCCGTGGAGAAAATGGCTCTGTCCGAGAACGCCTTCAGGAACGACGCGGAAAAGGTCAAGTTCTACACCGGTTTGCCCAACTACTTCGTCTTAGAGACCGTGATGTGGCTGCTGGCGCCGCACATGGACgggatgaaaaacacaaagctgtcaaagttccagcagctcctgctgACCCTCATGCGCCTGCGGCTGGACCTCCGCAATCAAGACCTGGGCTACCGCTTCGGGGTGAAAGTCGGCACAGTGGCCAAAACAGTACACCGCATGGTCAACATCATGTCCTCCACTCTGGTGCCGACCGCCGTCTTCTGGCCGTCCAGAGCAGAGCTCCGGAAAAACCTGCCCACTGCTTTGCGCGCAACGCACCCAGACTGCGCCGTCATCGTAGACTGCTTCACTGTACCCCTCGAGGAGCCGGCGTCGACGGGAACTGAGCACGGACGACAAGAGACGACACTTCCTCGCGCTGAGGGAATGGCGCAGAGTGATGGCTCGTTGAAGTATCTGATCGGTGTGGCTCCGCAAGGCGTCGTGACTTTCGTGTCGCGGGGCGCTCCGGGCAGCGCCAGCGACAAGAGCCTGGCCGAGGGTTGTGGGTTTCTGTGCAAGCTTCTCCCAGGCGACGTCGTGCTGGCCTGCCGCGACCTGGACATCGCAGACTCCGTGGCCGCCCGCGGGGCTCTGTTCAAAATCGCCAGCAAAGSTGAAGCGAGATCGGAGGGCTCGGCGGGGCCCGACGCCGAGTCCGAGACGGTGGTCGTGCAGAGGCACGTGGAGAGGGTGATCTCCATGGTAAAGCAGAGGTACACTATGCTCACAGGCCCCGTGGAGAGCCCCTTCAGCACCGCCTGCGAGCGCACGTCCAACCTCTCAACCTTTGATAAGATTGTGCAAGTCGCTTGTGCCTTAAACAACCTGTGTATCTCTGCTGCTCCGCTCGAGTGA